A stretch of Thermus oshimai DSM 12092 DNA encodes these proteins:
- a CDS encoding arsenate reductase (azurin) large subunit, whose amino-acid sequence MALFERRDQLPLPPKGARVYNTVCQYCNVGCGYKVYVWPVGVNGGPKADQNAFGVDFTSPQTPLQGLNYTETMHTVTVGKDGQLYNVAVVPAKESPINRGNYSIRGGTNAVTLFSPARGTQDRLQYPLLRVGDQFQAITWQDALTLMAALIKGIRDRDGNDDNIAVKCYDHGGSGQGFEDNYAAGKLFFTALSVKHIAIHNRPAYNSEVWGSRERGVHELNYDYSDARLADTIVLWGANPYETATVFYVEHMLENIKGATVDEKRRAFDRGEPAEPGYLIVIDPRKTSSYTVAAQLAPDRVLLLQPNLGTDYILANAIARVVWERGYYDMAYLQARTDMALFEEYKQKSLKLSLPYGEFMAQAERITGVPRALMERAADWIAKPKAGRFKRRTLTIYEKGIIWNMKNYDQVAAIVQLAVLTHNIGRPGTGCGRQGGHQEGYVRPPAPTPGSIYRGGPPVNVDKFLTDGKGKFYWVIANDPYLSTPNNQVFRKRIHERTERLTRALGAGGEPGTIQERARKILDILYRDPEALFMVVQDIYMTETARDAHLILPAAAWGEANDTSINCNSRLLRLYEKFTDPPGEAKPDWEIFKWVGLRIAELYRAEGKAQEAQKFEFGRNWRTDEDVFLAGAEEFSDNRVSEEDEAKLEAENYKGVTYAFLKRVGQEGIRTPVRRDPKTGQLVGTLRRYTHKFGTSDGKFKWYGTDDWEGYPPEVAKYLEGEKAQKYPFWVTTGRAQVIWQTAYHDRHLPEKALTLPLPYVEVNPEDAKRLGLREGDIVEVYNEEGNGTFMVYITDAVKPGMLFLVMYHWRGTSNSLVSGYTDPKTTIPWYKGTRANLRKVAGAIPSLQQTASTLQQNRFD is encoded by the coding sequence ATGGCGCTTTTTGAACGCAGGGACCAGCTTCCCCTCCCGCCTAAGGGGGCCAGGGTCTACAACACGGTCTGCCAGTACTGCAACGTGGGCTGCGGGTATAAGGTCTACGTCTGGCCGGTGGGGGTGAACGGGGGCCCCAAGGCGGACCAGAACGCCTTTGGCGTGGACTTCACTTCTCCCCAGACCCCCCTCCAGGGCCTGAACTACACGGAGACCATGCACACGGTCACCGTGGGGAAAGACGGCCAGCTCTACAACGTGGCCGTCGTCCCCGCCAAGGAGTCCCCCATCAACCGGGGCAACTACTCCATCCGGGGTGGGACCAACGCCGTCACCCTCTTTAGCCCTGCCCGCGGCACCCAGGACCGCCTCCAGTACCCCCTCCTCCGGGTGGGAGACCAGTTCCAGGCCATCACCTGGCAGGACGCCCTCACCCTCATGGCCGCCCTTATCAAGGGCATCCGCGACCGCGACGGCAACGACGACAACATCGCCGTGAAGTGCTACGACCATGGGGGCTCGGGCCAGGGCTTTGAGGACAACTACGCCGCGGGTAAGCTCTTCTTCACCGCCCTTTCCGTGAAGCACATCGCCATCCACAACCGCCCGGCCTACAACTCCGAGGTCTGGGGGAGCCGGGAGCGGGGGGTCCACGAGCTCAACTACGACTACTCCGATGCCCGCCTGGCGGACACCATCGTCCTCTGGGGGGCCAACCCCTACGAGACAGCCACCGTCTTCTACGTGGAGCACATGCTGGAGAACATTAAGGGGGCCACGGTAGATGAAAAAAGGAGGGCTTTTGACCGGGGCGAGCCCGCGGAGCCGGGTTACCTCATCGTCATAGATCCCCGAAAAACTTCCAGCTACACCGTGGCCGCCCAGCTGGCCCCGGACCGGGTCCTCCTCCTCCAGCCCAACCTGGGCACGGACTACATCCTGGCCAACGCCATCGCCCGCGTGGTCTGGGAGCGGGGCTACTACGACATGGCCTACCTCCAGGCCCGCACGGACATGGCCCTCTTTGAGGAGTACAAGCAGAAGAGCCTCAAGCTCTCCCTGCCCTACGGGGAGTTCATGGCCCAGGCCGAGCGCATCACGGGGGTGCCTAGGGCCTTGATGGAGCGGGCCGCGGACTGGATCGCCAAGCCCAAGGCGGGCCGCTTCAAGCGCCGCACCCTCACCATCTACGAGAAGGGCATCATCTGGAACATGAAGAACTACGACCAGGTGGCGGCCATCGTGCAGCTGGCGGTCCTCACCCACAACATCGGCCGCCCGGGCACGGGGTGCGGCCGCCAGGGCGGGCACCAGGAGGGCTATGTCCGGCCGCCCGCGCCCACGCCGGGCTCCATCTACCGGGGCGGCCCCCCTGTGAACGTGGACAAGTTCCTTACGGACGGCAAGGGCAAGTTCTACTGGGTCATCGCCAACGACCCCTACCTTTCCACCCCCAACAACCAGGTCTTCCGCAAGCGCATCCACGAGCGCACGGAGCGGCTCACCCGGGCCCTTGGGGCGGGTGGGGAGCCGGGGACCATCCAGGAGCGGGCGAGGAAGATCCTGGACATCCTCTACCGTGACCCCGAGGCCCTCTTCATGGTGGTGCAGGACATCTACATGACGGAGACCGCCCGGGACGCCCACCTTATTTTGCCCGCCGCGGCCTGGGGCGAGGCCAACGACACCTCCATCAACTGCAACAGCCGCCTCCTGCGCCTCTACGAGAAGTTCACCGATCCTCCCGGGGAGGCCAAGCCCGACTGGGAGATCTTCAAGTGGGTGGGCCTGCGCATCGCCGAGCTCTACCGGGCGGAGGGCAAGGCCCAGGAGGCCCAGAAGTTTGAGTTTGGCCGGAACTGGCGGACGGACGAGGACGTTTTCCTGGCCGGGGCGGAGGAGTTCTCCGACAACCGCGTTTCCGAAGAGGACGAGGCCAAGCTGGAGGCCGAGAACTACAAGGGCGTGACCTACGCCTTCCTGAAGCGGGTGGGCCAGGAGGGCATCCGCACCCCCGTGCGCCGGGACCCCAAGACGGGCCAGCTGGTGGGCACCCTCCGGCGCTACACCCACAAGTTCGGCACCTCCGACGGCAAGTTCAAGTGGTACGGTACGGACGACTGGGAGGGCTATCCTCCCGAGGTGGCCAAGTACCTGGAAGGGGAAAAGGCCCAAAAGTACCCCTTCTGGGTCACCACCGGCCGGGCCCAGGTCATCTGGCAGACCGCTTACCACGACCGGCACCTGCCGGAGAAGGCCCTCACCCTGCCCCTCCCCTACGTGGAGGTAAACCCTGAGGACGCAAAGCGCCTGGGCCTTAGGGAAGGGGACATCGTGGAGGTCTACAACGAGGAGGGGAACGGGACCTTCATGGTCTACATCACCGACGCGGTGAAGCCCGGCATGCTCTTCCTGGTCATGTACCACTGGCGGGGCACCAGCAACTCCCTGGTTTCCGGCTACACCGACCCCAAGACCACCATCCCCTGGTACAAGGGCACCCGGGCCAACCTGCGCAAGGTGGCGGGGGCCATCCCCTCCTTGCAGCAGACGGCCAGCACCCTCCAGCAGAACCGGTTTGACTAA
- a CDS encoding carbohydrate ABC transporter permease, with product MGRALLYLFLGLALVFFLLPVYLVILTALKEPAKITLDAVWRWPDPLYWESFRIAWEAFRPKFQNSVVLAVSATLISAFIGALNGYVLAKWPFRGANLLFALMLFGMFIPYQSILIPLFQFIKAIGLYGTLGGLVLVHVVYGIPIVTLIFRNYYSEIPDELIEAARIDGAGFFGIFRHVILPLSAPAFVVVGIWQFTQIWNEFLFAVTLTRPESQPITVALAQLAGGEAVKWNLPMAGAILAALPTLLVYIFLGRYFLRGLLAGSVKG from the coding sequence ATGGGCCGGGCGCTCCTCTACCTCTTCCTGGGGCTGGCCCTCGTTTTCTTCCTCCTCCCCGTGTACCTGGTGATCCTCACCGCCCTGAAAGAGCCCGCCAAAATCACCCTGGACGCGGTGTGGCGCTGGCCGGACCCCCTATACTGGGAAAGCTTCCGCATCGCCTGGGAGGCCTTCCGGCCCAAGTTCCAAAACAGCGTGGTCCTGGCGGTCTCCGCCACCCTCATCTCCGCCTTCATCGGGGCCCTCAACGGCTACGTGCTGGCCAAGTGGCCCTTTAGGGGGGCGAACCTCCTCTTCGCCCTGATGCTCTTCGGGATGTTCATCCCCTACCAGAGCATCCTCATCCCCCTTTTCCAGTTCATCAAGGCCATCGGGCTTTACGGCACCTTAGGGGGGCTCGTGCTGGTGCACGTGGTCTATGGCATCCCCATCGTCACCCTCATCTTCCGCAACTACTACAGCGAAATCCCAGACGAGCTCATAGAGGCGGCCCGGATAGACGGCGCGGGCTTTTTCGGGATCTTCCGCCACGTGATCCTGCCCCTATCCGCCCCCGCCTTCGTGGTGGTGGGCATCTGGCAGTTCACCCAGATCTGGAACGAGTTTCTCTTCGCCGTAACCCTCACCCGGCCCGAAAGCCAACCCATCACCGTGGCCTTGGCCCAGCTGGCTGGGGGCGAGGCGGTGAAGTGGAACCTGCCCATGGCCGGGGCCATCCTGGCCGCCTTGCCCACCCTGCTCGTCTACATCTTCCTGGGCCGCTACTTCCTGCGGGGCCTCCTGGCGGGCTCGGTAAAGGGCTAG
- a CDS encoding ABC transporter substrate-binding protein: MRKWLWVLGMALGLSALAQTGKLEIFSWWAGDEGPALEALIRLYKQKYPGVEVINATVTGGAGVNAKAVLKTRMLGGDPPDTFQVHAGQELIGTWVVANRMEDLTGLFRQEGWLQAFPKGLIDLLSYKGGIWSVPVNIHRSNVMWYIPAKLREWGVTPPRTWAEFLATCEALKRKGLQAPLALGENWTQQHLWESVALAMLGAEGWNNLWTGKLKFTDPKAVAVWETFGKVLDCANKDAAGLSWQQAVDRVVQGQAAFNIMGDWAAGYMATTLKLRPGTDFAWAPSPGTQGVFMMLSDSFGLPKGAKNRQNALNWLRLVGSKEGQDTFNPLKGSIAARLDSDPAKYNAYGQAAMKDWKSNRIVGSLVHGAVAPESFMSQFGTVMEIYLQSRNAKAAANAAQAIADQVGLGR; the protein is encoded by the coding sequence ATGAGGAAGTGGCTTTGGGTTTTAGGCATGGCTTTGGGGCTTAGCGCCCTGGCCCAGACGGGCAAGCTGGAGATCTTCTCCTGGTGGGCGGGGGACGAGGGGCCCGCCCTGGAGGCCCTCATCCGGCTCTACAAGCAGAAGTACCCCGGGGTGGAGGTCATCAACGCCACGGTGACGGGCGGGGCCGGGGTGAACGCCAAGGCGGTGCTCAAAACCCGCATGCTGGGCGGCGACCCTCCGGACACCTTCCAGGTCCACGCGGGGCAGGAGCTCATCGGCACTTGGGTGGTGGCCAATCGCATGGAGGACCTTACAGGTCTTTTCCGCCAGGAAGGCTGGCTCCAGGCCTTCCCTAAGGGGCTCATTGACCTCCTCTCCTACAAGGGCGGGATCTGGAGCGTCCCGGTGAACATCCACCGCTCCAACGTCATGTGGTACATCCCGGCCAAGCTCCGGGAGTGGGGGGTCACGCCGCCCAGGACCTGGGCCGAGTTCCTGGCCACCTGCGAGGCGCTGAAGCGCAAGGGCCTCCAGGCCCCCCTGGCCCTGGGGGAGAACTGGACCCAGCAGCACCTCTGGGAGAGCGTGGCCCTAGCCATGCTGGGCGCTGAGGGCTGGAACAACCTTTGGACAGGCAAGCTGAAGTTCACCGACCCCAAGGCGGTGGCGGTGTGGGAGACCTTCGGGAAAGTCCTGGACTGCGCCAACAAGGACGCGGCGGGGCTTTCCTGGCAGCAGGCGGTGGACCGGGTGGTCCAGGGGCAGGCGGCCTTCAACATCATGGGGGACTGGGCCGCGGGGTACATGGCCACCACCCTGAAGCTCCGCCCGGGCACCGACTTCGCCTGGGCCCCCTCCCCGGGCACCCAGGGGGTCTTCATGATGCTCTCCGACTCCTTCGGCCTGCCCAAGGGGGCGAAGAACCGTCAGAACGCCCTGAACTGGCTCCGGCTCGTGGGCTCCAAGGAGGGGCAGGACACCTTTAACCCCCTTAAGGGCTCCATCGCCGCCCGCCTGGACTCCGACCCCGCCAAGTACAACGCCTACGGCCAGGCCGCCATGAAGGACTGGAAGTCCAACCGCATCGTGGGCTCCCTGGTCCACGGGGCGGTGGCCCCCGAGAGCTTCATGAGCCAGTTCGGCACCGTGATGGAGATCTACCTCCAGTCTAGGAACGCCAAGGCCGCGGCCAACGCCGCCCAGGCCATCGCCGACCAGGTGGGCCTCGGGCGCTAA
- a CDS encoding carbohydrate ABC transporter permease, with protein sequence MRDRILAFLVLLPSLVLVGIFVYGFIGQTLWVSLTDWGKNPAQALALRPELRFVGLENYRELFTGFVDVRFRQSVVNLVFFTLFFMAGSLGLGLLLALALDQRPKGEGFFRTVFLFPMALSFVVTGTIWRWLLQPQGGVNVLPTLVGLPPLPFPWLTTREQVLVFDWNRLPFYTALLVGLVLLLVAYGAWRGGERRRLFWSLLSGGVLLLWAFTLGSRVQLLPYPEPHGFSLALIGVILAAVWQMSGYTMALYLAGLRGIPVEVLEAARVDGAGSWQLYRYVIFPLLAPITLSAMIVLGHIALKIFDLIFAMAGLDYAPTDVPAIYMYLLAFRGNQFAKGAAIGLLLLLLVALVVVPYLASQLRKEVRR encoded by the coding sequence GTGCGGGACCGGATCCTGGCCTTTTTGGTCCTCCTTCCCTCCTTGGTGCTGGTGGGGATCTTTGTCTACGGCTTCATCGGGCAGACGCTTTGGGTTTCCCTCACGGACTGGGGCAAAAACCCCGCCCAGGCCCTGGCCCTACGGCCCGAGCTCCGGTTCGTGGGCCTCGAGAACTACCGGGAGCTCTTCACGGGCTTCGTGGACGTGCGCTTCCGGCAGAGCGTGGTCAACCTGGTCTTCTTCACCCTCTTCTTCATGGCGGGGAGCCTGGGCCTAGGGCTCCTCCTGGCCCTGGCCCTGGACCAGCGCCCTAAGGGGGAAGGGTTTTTCCGCACGGTCTTCCTCTTCCCCATGGCCCTCTCCTTCGTGGTCACGGGGACCATCTGGCGCTGGCTTCTCCAGCCCCAGGGGGGGGTGAACGTCCTCCCCACCCTGGTGGGCCTTCCCCCCCTCCCCTTCCCCTGGCTCACCACAAGGGAACAGGTCCTGGTCTTTGACTGGAACCGGCTCCCCTTCTACACCGCCCTCCTCGTGGGCCTGGTCCTCCTCCTCGTGGCCTACGGAGCCTGGCGGGGCGGGGAAAGGAGAAGGCTTTTCTGGAGCCTCCTCTCCGGAGGGGTTCTCCTCCTTTGGGCCTTCACCTTGGGAAGCCGGGTCCAGCTCCTCCCCTACCCCGAGCCCCACGGGTTCAGCCTGGCCCTCATCGGGGTGATCCTGGCCGCGGTCTGGCAGATGTCGGGCTACACCATGGCCCTCTACCTGGCGGGCCTCCGGGGCATCCCGGTGGAGGTCCTCGAGGCCGCCCGGGTGGACGGGGCTGGAAGCTGGCAGCTCTACCGGTACGTCATCTTCCCCCTTCTCGCCCCCATCACCCTCTCCGCCATGATCGTCCTGGGCCACATCGCCCTGAAGATCTTTGACCTCATCTTCGCCATGGCGGGGCTGGACTACGCCCCCACGGACGTGCCCGCCATCTACATGTACCTCCTGGCCTTCCGGGGCAACCAGTTCGCCAAGGGCGCGGCCATCGGCCTGCTCCTCCTCCTCCTGGTGGCCCTGGTGGTGGTGCCCTACCTGGCAAGCCAGCTCAGGAAGGAGGTGCGGCGGTGA
- a CDS encoding ROK family transcriptional regulator: protein MRKGDTQEIRRLNRRAILQSLRQAPATRADLARKTGLAKSAVSRLVEELLEEGLLEEGEVRPGELGRPGVLLRLKPQARYALGAELGVEGTVLLAVDWRGEVLWSQEWPHPKEEGVEARLEALKEAVRPRAEGALGLGITFPGVVAGPRLLFAPNLGWRDLDLSLKGFPIPVAFENDAKASALSEVFFHGEENLAYVVLSTGLGVGVVAEGRLLRGTHGAAGEVGHWTGGGRAPCRCGRRGCLETELGLQNLLAHHRALGGEAEDLDTLLALAERGEEAAMKVLAHLGEALGRFLANLAVAYDPARVVIGGRAAELFPYLEAPLRAGLRKAAFLPVHQNLPVYPSAYGHLAPAVGGASLFLARFFELGGLWAESPRRNGGPYEEVALGFRHGFGA from the coding sequence GTGCGCAAGGGGGATACGCAGGAAATCCGCAGACTGAACCGGAGGGCCATCCTGCAAAGCTTGCGGCAGGCCCCGGCCACCCGCGCCGACCTCGCCCGAAAGACCGGCCTGGCCAAGAGCGCGGTGAGCCGCCTGGTGGAGGAGCTCCTGGAGGAGGGCCTTCTAGAGGAGGGGGAGGTGCGCCCCGGGGAGCTCGGCCGGCCGGGGGTCCTCCTCCGCCTAAAGCCCCAGGCCCGCTACGCCCTGGGGGCCGAACTGGGGGTGGAGGGCACCGTCCTCCTGGCGGTGGACTGGCGGGGGGAGGTGCTCTGGAGCCAGGAATGGCCCCACCCCAAGGAAGAAGGGGTGGAGGCCCGCCTGGAAGCCCTGAAGGAGGCGGTCCGGCCGCGGGCGGAAGGGGCCTTGGGCCTGGGGATCACCTTCCCCGGGGTGGTGGCCGGGCCTAGGCTCCTTTTCGCCCCCAACCTGGGCTGGCGCGATCTGGATCTCTCCCTGAAGGGCTTCCCCATCCCCGTGGCCTTTGAAAACGACGCCAAAGCCTCGGCCCTCTCCGAGGTCTTCTTCCACGGGGAGGAGAACCTGGCCTACGTGGTCCTGAGCACGGGGCTCGGGGTGGGGGTGGTGGCGGAAGGCCGCCTTCTCCGCGGCACCCACGGGGCGGCGGGGGAGGTGGGGCACTGGACGGGTGGGGGCCGCGCCCCCTGCCGGTGCGGGCGCAGGGGATGTCTGGAAACGGAGCTTGGCCTCCAAAACCTCCTGGCCCACCACCGGGCCCTGGGGGGGGAGGCGGAGGATCTGGACACCCTCCTGGCCTTGGCGGAAAGGGGGGAAGAGGCGGCCATGAAGGTCCTTGCCCACCTGGGGGAGGCCCTGGGGCGTTTCCTCGCCAACCTGGCCGTGGCCTACGACCCGGCCCGGGTGGTCATCGGAGGGCGGGCGGCGGAACTCTTTCCCTACCTGGAGGCCCCTCTGCGGGCGGGGCTCAGGAAGGCGGCCTTCCTTCCGGTGCACCAGAACCTTCCCGTCTACCCCTCGGCCTACGGCCATCTGGCCCCGGCGGTGGGGGGAGCGAGCCTTTTCCTGGCCCGCTTTTTTGAGCTGGGCGGCCTGTGGGCGGAAAGCCCACGTCGCAATGGAGGTCCGTATGAGGAAGTGGCTTTGGGTTTTAGGCATGGCTTTGGGGCTTAG